One genomic window of Acomys russatus chromosome 29, mAcoRus1.1, whole genome shotgun sequence includes the following:
- the Zc3h12a gene encoding endoribonuclease ZC3H12A — protein sequence MSDPREKRPVQEASRTMSLWSLEDSHSCQGRPQPAQDPVAKEASASELQMKVDFFRKLGYSASEIHSVLQKLGVQADTNTVLGELVKHGSATERECQASADPCPPPPLVPRGGSTPKPSTLEPLLPEEDKEGSDLRPVVIDGSNVAMSHGNKEVFSCRGIQLAVNWFLERGHTDITVFVPSWRKEQPRPDVPTTDQHILRELEKKKILVFTPSRRVGGKRVVCYDDRFIVKLGFESDGVIVSNDTYRDLQGERQEWKRFIEERLLMYSFVNDKFMPPDDPLGRHGPSLDNFLRKKPLPSEHRKQPCPYGRKCTYGIKCRFFHPERPSRPQRSVADELRANALLSPPRTPVKDKSGQRPSPASQPSSVSTEAEQGSLDGKKLGARSSPGPHQEGSTQTFAPAARSLPVSGSSFGPTEWPPHTLDSLPYTSQECLDSGIGSLESQMSELWGMRGGNPGEAGPMRGPYASYHTYGSELPAAPAFSPYRQAMGAGHLSVPTDYVPPPPTYPAREYWSEPYPLPPPTPVLQEAQRPSPGAGGGPWGRVSHLAKERAGVYTKLCGVFPPHLVEAVMGRFPQLLDPQQLAAEILSYKSQHLSE from the exons ATGAGTGACCCCCGTGAAAAGAGGCCTGTCCAAGAAGCCAGCCGCACCATGAGTCTATGGAGTCTTGAGGACAGCCACAGTTGCCAGGGTCGTCCTCAGCCAGCCCAGGATCCTGTGGCTAAAGAAGCCTCAGCTTCCGAGCTGCAGATGAAGGTGGATTTTTTCCGTAAACTGGGCTACTCGGCCTCCGAGATCCACAGTGTCCTGCAGAAGCTGGGGGTCCAAGCAGACACCAACACAGTGCTGGGAGAGCTGGTGAAACATGGTTCGGCTACTGAGCGAGAGTGCCAGGCCTCTGCAGACCCCTGTCCCCCGCCCCCTCTGGTGCCCCGGGGTGGAAGCACTCCCAAACCTTCCACTCTAGAACCCTTACTCccagaggaggacaaggagggcaGTGACCTGAGGCCCGTGGTCATCGATGGAAGCAATGTGGCCATGAG CCATGGGAACAAGGAAGTCTTCTCTTGTCGGGGCATTCAGCTGGCTGTGAACTGGTTTCTGGAGCGGGGCCATACAGACATCACCGTGTTTGTACCATCTTGGAGGAAGGAACAGCCTCGGCCAGATGTACCCACCACAG ACCAGCACATTCTGCGGGAGCTAGAGAAAAAGAAGATCCTGGTGTTCACGCCATCCAGGCGTGTGGGTGGCAAGCGTGTTGTGTGCTACGATGACCGCTTCATTGTGAAACTGGGCTTCGAGTCCGACGGGGTGATAGTCTCCAATGACACATACCGGGACCTCCAAGGCGAGAGGCAGGAGTGGAAGCGCTTCATTGAGGAGCGGCTGCTCATGTATTCCTTTGTCAATGACAA GTTCATGCCCCCTGACGACCCTTTAGGACGGCATGGGCCTAGCCTGGACAACTTCCTTCGTAAGAAGCCACTGCCTTCTGAACACAGGAAACAGCCATGCCCCTATG GGAGGAAGTGTACCTATGGAATCAAGTGCCGGTTCTTCCACCCTGAGCGGCCAAGCCGCCCTCAACGCTCTGTGGCTGATGAGCTCCGCGCTAATGCCCTCCTCTCACCCCCCAGGACTCCAGTCAAGGACAAAAGTGGCCAGAGGCCTTCCCCTGCCTCTCAGCCCAGCTCTGTGTCCACAGAGGCTGAACAGGGCAGCCTGGATGGGAAAAAACTGGGGGCCAGATCATCCCCAGGCCCCCACCAAGAAGGCTCAACCCAGACCTTTGCTCCAGCCGCCAGGAGCCTCCCTGTTAGTGGTAGCAGCTTCGGGCCCACAGAGTGGCCCCCACACACCCTGGACTCGCTCCCATACACCTCCCAGGAGTGCCTCGATTCTGGCATCGGCTCCCTGGAGAGCCAGATGTCAGAATTATGGGGGATGCGAGGAGGCAACCCTGGAGAGGCGGGCCCCATGCGGGGCCCCTATGCTAGCTATCATACCTATGGGTCTGAGCTCCCAGCAGCACCTGCCTTTTCTCCCTATAGACAGGCCATGGGTGCTGGTCACTTAAGTGTCCCCACTGACTATGTGCCCCCACCGCCTACCTATCCCGCCAGAGAGTACTGGTCTGAGCCATATCCattgcccccacccaccccagtccTTCAGGAGGCCCAGAggcccagcccaggggctggtgGGGGCCCCTGGGGCAGGGTAAGCCACCTGGCCAAAGAAAGGGCCGGTGTATATACCAAGTTGTGTGGTGTCTTTCCCCCGCACCTGGTAGAAGCGGTGATGGGGCGCTTCCCGCAGCTCCTGGACCCCCAGCAGCTGGCCGCTGAGATCCTTTCTTACAAGTCCCAGCACCTCAGTGAGTAA